The genomic window ATTTCCGTTGgttcatttattttgtatttcgaTTCAATTTTGATATgagatttaaatttatatgagaGCTGAGACGCATTATTTTCAAATACCTTTTGCTTTTCGCTTTTTCGTAATTTAAGTAAATGGATGAAATTTCAATACCTTAGCATAAGCGGCTCGTGAGGAAAGCTATATGAAGGTTCGCAGCTTTTGCTACAGCTCATTTTCTAATAGCTATTTTTGCCAGTAATATACTCGTATTGACAATCTGATATTCAACCCTAGCATGATTCAATTGTAAAAGGTTTGCTCTATTGTGACATTCTTACAAAAGGGTGCATTCAAGAGGAGGGAAGAAAGAGCACAAATGAAATTCCTCTGTGCTTTGGGCACTTCGATCACCCATATGCAGGTGGGCACATTGGAAGGATGTTCCGTCAATCCCAGCTTTCTTATAATGAAGCCCAGTGGAGACTATACAACTCTTCTTCCTATATTCGTTAATTGCTGGTTCGttgcaaaacatgaattccttCAAAGACTCATCATCAGAAGCAAAGgtttttaaattctaaattgATGTTTGAGTTAAGCCAAGCCTTTTGGTTTCATTGGTTTGCACGTTACCACGAGCAGCAATATTTGCGGTGTGGCGAGttgtgattaaaaattttattaaaaaaaattgaaattttagtaaacaaaaattatttctttattgagTAATTATGTACACACACTACATGGATTTcattaaagaaataattaaaacagtATACAAATTGGACTTAAAGCCATTGCTGTCAAAGTTAGTCCGAGCAAAGTAAGTTTTCGCCACACACTAACGCTGTGCTGAGCTGTATTGATCGCATTTACGTTGCACAAATCATCCGTACAGACTGTACATGAAAGCAAAGTCGCCCATGGCGCAAATGGATCCTGAGCATCACAAGCTTCGTCAGTATTTTCTGGGTCACCGAAGTAGCAGCTACGACGAATATAAAATCGGCGACCATCAACTAAGGGCGAAAGATTAAAGAGAGGCGAGTAAAAGAGTAAAAGATCAGTAATAGTATTTATTGCAATTAAAAGTAAGATATACACAattctttataattatttattctaGTATtaggaaagaagaaaaattttccaataatttaaCACCAATGTTATGAGACTTCTGTCGATTTATTTGTCATGGTAAACAATTATCCAGTTTTCGGtttttaaaaccagttaaactcttttattaagtaatctTTATATCTAAAGGCATatttaataaaacgcaaaagtTTACCCCAATGAACATTTTCCCCATTGAGCATCTCCATCAGTTGTGAATCATTTAAGGTAAATGTTCCAAGAAAGACTTTTCTATATTCTCTATCGGGCAGCTCACCAGGAAATGTGCCATGTTTTCGAGCTCGCTTAAAgtattatgtacatatggaagtacttaaaagaaatattttcgttAAGATATACAATGAACttagaaatattattgtaatattaaaaaaataaaaaaaaaacaaatttaacttCGCTATATTTAGTAGGATAGATGTGGACTGGATTTGAAGTGTTTGGTAAATATGCATCTGCTTCATTACGTTTGAGCTAAAGTGTAGCCAGATAGCAAAACTAATTTCCCAAACCGTTATTTCAGCAGCACAGCTGAACGAATCGCCAAAAAGTGTTTACTACAAGCAGCCGTCCCTCggtgacaatggcaaacctccgagtgtatttttgctttaaaaaagcccctcataaaaaactaactGCAGTTCGGAGTCGTTTTAAAACTGTAGATGCCTTCATTGTTCagatgagacccatttttgaTTCAGTGGCTATGTCAACAAGCAGATTTGGCATTATTCGAGCGAACACAGGCAACAAGTGCAACCAAAAAAGATTGTCTCTTTGATGCAGTTTAATGCATAGAAGTGAGGAAATTAACACTATTACCATCAATGGTCTTAATGGATATTCTTTGGCTAGAGCTCCACAACACCCATATAACTGAGCTGTGGTGACATACGCAAATGAAACTTGGACACTAAACAAAGCCGATGAACAAAAACTCAACGTCTCTGGGTGTAAAAttctaagaagaatatttggTGCTGTTTGGGAAAACGGTATTTAGAGAAAACGATTCAATCACGAGCTTAAAGGACAGTACGAACACGCGGATATTATCTCGAAAATAAAGCTTAATTGACTACGATGGTCTGGCCACATTATAAGGCCACCCGAAACATACCCACCGAAGAAAGTCCTACTGGATATCTGCAGAAGAAATGAAGGCAAAGAAGGACTAAAACTCCGATTTTTAGATGGCATAGATTGGGAAGCTgagacaaatgttacagcaaGCCAATACCCGGATCGGGTTGTTGAGCTAACAatgatgatgttgatggtgCCAACAAGACGTCCCCACATACCACACAAGCCACGCACCACTGGGAATTGTGAAGGGGAAATTTGACGACTAAATCATCTCCGGGCGAGCGCTCATCAATTGGCTGCCACTATCATGCGTCTTGATAACCCTTGACTATTAACTTTAGCCCAAGAAAGTAAGAGAGCCCATGTCTTGAACGCTCATTTTCAATGAGCTTGAAGCCAACATTCGATATGCTATTGCTGGAATAACGTCGTATATATTGGTCTGAGTCATCAAATATTGGACTTTGGCCTTAAAGTTCTGCCAGCAAAGACGAGGCGACCATGAATGTAGCTAAAAAAAACCCCAGAATATATTGTTTCCattattccattatttttgcgcgaattgcttaaaactgttttatggccgATTTTGAGCTCCTGTGCGTTGCTACGAGTACTAACAGCGTGCCGATCAACttggattatttctgtgattttatcgacattgtcgacattttctttaacatcaaaaatgcctgaacggaatcgacagGACCAAAACTGCACATAATTGGCGGTTACagcatcggcaccataaacaccattcacaatttcatcgTCCTAGCTAgcattttcgtctttatcaaagaaaaactgtaaactgtaccgaattttctctttgttgactccCGTCGTCAACACCCAGTAACTCACAGCTGAGTGGAACAAACAATAAAcatcaaaagatttttttttagtttgaaatatACTTTAAATTGTGTATGAAAATAACTTTAAATtgcttgatcgatactttacgagatatcgatcactacagccatctaccgagaaaataatagatttctttttccctaaactacacttctcacaaaaattaagggtaaaatttcctaaatttcttagtgatttttgaaaagctgtatctcCGTGAAAAATGGTTTCACGGAGTTCGGACGAAAAGCATTTTGAAGCTTTCAATTCCTACTTTTAAGATCtttgagcaaacatttttttcatttaacggttattttgtaatcgtcagttaaagggcaacacacaaattttcgaaatttttccctttttt from Anastrepha ludens isolate Willacy chromosome 5, idAnaLude1.1, whole genome shotgun sequence includes these protein-coding regions:
- the LOC128864007 gene encoding uncharacterized protein LOC128864007 gives rise to the protein MKSILIFAFIGACISTAFGIECYDCESATDARCNQYFEPEGVRTTDCDDADMPEYLHKYERRIAATGCLTKVHEGFDGRRFYIRRSCYFGDPENTDEACDAQDPFAPWATLLSCTVCTDDLCNVNAINTAQHSVSVWRKLTLLGLTLTAMALSPICILF